One region of Tumebacillus amylolyticus genomic DNA includes:
- a CDS encoding sensor histidine kinase, translating into MTRRSSIRQKLILSYLLIALVALSVGGVLFYALVKQAITDQAFHTLEYEASTFLNTIDLTSGNDDQSQLAKKASRLRIQFATRTMSLAVVIVNQNTGRVEATNVEGLQVGDNFPVSLSSIDNDGTNDDTLQAVKEVGNNQYLIHAMNMPQAQYKGLDAVFLTPLENVQLVTTDLIQSLVKGFLITSVVVILLGLWLSRSLSKPIRMLQAQMSRLAKRDFSPPPIVQTGDELEEVSRTFASMVEELKRYDQGQRRFLQNASHELKTPLMAIQGYAEGIKDGIFSGDEAASGLEVISQEAVRLKKLVDELIYLSKLETLEDSFKREEVEFTELVEDSVTRVKTLAMQKGIEIEVRGRGEYLVDVDGDKMMQTMINLLSNGVRHAKSHLVVSLRAEDGHLLLSIRDDGEGFANPDQDQQQIFARFYKGDKGDTGLGLAIVKAIVDQSGGTITARNHERGGAEFIVRLPMKK; encoded by the coding sequence ATGACGCGCCGCTCCTCGATTCGCCAGAAGCTGATCCTCTCGTATTTGTTGATCGCGCTGGTCGCTCTCAGTGTGGGCGGCGTTCTTTTTTATGCGTTGGTCAAGCAGGCGATTACCGACCAAGCGTTTCATACATTGGAGTACGAAGCGAGCACGTTTTTGAACACGATCGACCTCACGTCCGGCAACGACGACCAATCCCAATTGGCGAAAAAAGCGTCTCGCTTGCGCATCCAGTTTGCAACGCGCACGATGAGTCTCGCCGTCGTCATCGTCAACCAAAATACAGGCCGCGTCGAAGCGACCAATGTGGAAGGGTTGCAGGTGGGGGACAACTTCCCGGTGTCGCTCTCCTCCATCGACAATGACGGGACGAACGACGACACCCTGCAAGCGGTGAAGGAAGTGGGCAACAACCAATATCTCATCCACGCGATGAACATGCCGCAAGCGCAGTACAAGGGGTTGGACGCTGTCTTTCTCACGCCGTTGGAGAATGTCCAACTGGTCACGACAGACTTGATTCAGTCGCTGGTGAAGGGCTTTCTGATCACGAGCGTTGTGGTGATTCTGCTCGGGTTGTGGCTGTCACGGTCGCTTTCCAAGCCGATTCGGATGTTGCAAGCGCAGATGAGTCGGTTGGCGAAGCGCGACTTTTCCCCGCCGCCGATTGTGCAGACGGGGGATGAGTTGGAGGAAGTGTCGCGGACGTTTGCGTCGATGGTCGAGGAATTGAAGCGCTACGACCAAGGGCAGCGGCGCTTTTTACAGAACGCGTCTCACGAGTTGAAGACTCCGCTGATGGCGATCCAAGGGTATGCAGAAGGGATCAAGGACGGGATCTTCTCCGGCGACGAAGCGGCGTCGGGGTTGGAAGTGATCTCGCAAGAAGCGGTGCGTTTGAAAAAGCTCGTGGACGAGCTGATCTACCTGTCGAAGCTGGAGACGCTCGAAGACAGTTTCAAGCGGGAGGAAGTCGAGTTCACCGAGCTGGTGGAAGACTCTGTGACGCGCGTGAAAACGCTGGCGATGCAGAAGGGGATCGAGATCGAAGTGCGGGGTCGAGGGGAATATCTCGTCGACGTCGACGGGGACAAAATGATGCAGACGATGATCAACCTCCTGAGCAACGGCGTCCGCCATGCGAAGTCGCACTTGGTGGTGAGCTTGCGTGCGGAGGACGGGCATCTGCTGCTCTCCATCCGGGACGACGGCGAAGGATTCGCCAACCCGGACCAAGATCAACAGCAAATCTTCGCCCGCTTCTACAAAGGGGACAAAGGCGACACCGGCCTCGGTCTTGCCATCGTCAAAGCGATCGTCGACCAATCGGGCGGCACGATCACCGCTCGAAACCACGAACGAGGAGGCGCAGAGTTTATCGTGCGTCTGCCGATGAAGAAATAG